One window from the genome of Salvia miltiorrhiza cultivar Shanhuang (shh) chromosome 7, IMPLAD_Smil_shh, whole genome shotgun sequence encodes:
- the LOC130994095 gene encoding uncharacterized protein LOC130994095, with amino-acid sequence MANIAKLEFIALDISGKNYMSWTLDADIHLISRGLGETIKEGNKASDQDRAKALIFLRHHLHDDLKTEYLTVKDQQELWTNLKERFDHQKTVVLPKARYEWMHLRLQDFKSVSAYNSELFRIVSKLKLCGEKISDADMLEKTFSTFHASNVLLQQQYRERGFKKYSELISCLLVAEQNNELLLKNHELRPTGSAALPEANATFNHDNGRGRGNQRGRGRGRGRGYGRGHGRGKPHDATSSNKKHKASNEHNSYKKEGECQRCGMTGHWARTCRTAKHLADLYQDSIKGKGKKESNNVDFDGPIDITHLDVSDFFEDPKGDNIDQLIGGGVLEDNNMDTI; translated from the coding sequence ATGGCAAACATAGCCAAACTTGAGTTCATCGCCCTTGACATCTCGGGCAAGAATTACATGTCATGGACTCTTGATGCTGATATTCATCTGATCTCAAGGGGTCTAGGAGAAACTATCAAAGAAGGAAACAAAGCGTCCGACCAGGATCGCGCTAAGGCACTAATATTCCTTCGTCATCACCTTCATGATGACCTTAAGACAGAGTATCTGACTGTCAAAGATCAACAAGAATTGTGGACGAACCTCAAAGAAAGGTTTGATCATCAAAAGACTGTCGTCCTTCCTAAAGCTCGTTACGAGTGGATGCATCTAAGACTACAAGACTTTAAGTCTGTGAGTGCTTATAATTCTGAATTATTTAGAATTGTTTCTAAATTGAAACTTTGTGGAGAGAAAATCAGTGATGCTGATATGCTTGAGAAAACATTCTCCACTTTTCATGCTTCTAATGTGCTGTTACAGCAACAATATAGAGAGCGTGGTTTCAAAAAGTATTCAGAATTAATATCTTGTTTGTTGGTTGCCGAGCAAAATAATGAATTGCTCTTGAAAAATCACGAACTCCGCCCCACCGGTTCCGCTGCATTGCCTGAAGCCAATGCAACTTTCAACCATGATAATGGACGTGGTCGTGGGAACCAACGTGGACGTGGGCGTGGACGTGGACGTGGATATGGTCGCGGTCATGGACGTGGTAAACCACATGATGCAACCTCTAGCAACAAAAAGCATAAAGCATCCAACGAGCACAATTCATACAAAAAGGAAGGTGAATGCCAAAGGTGTGGTATGACAGGACATTGGGCACGTACTTGCCGAACAGCAAAACACCTTGCAGATCTATATCAAGATTCAATCAAGGGAAAAGGCAAGAAGGAGTCCAATAATGTTGACTTTGACGGTCCAATTGATATTACTCATTTAGATGTCTCCGACTTCTTTGAAGACCCAAAAGGAGATAATATAGATCAGTTGATCGGTGGTGGTGTGCTTGAAGACAATAATATGGACACTATTTAg